Within the Agromyces ramosus genome, the region GCTGCGGTTCGGCGACCGTTCCGAGCGGGCGGCGTACCACCGCCCGTCGCCGCGTCTTCCCCCGGCGCTTGCCCGGCGTTCACCCCGCCCGTCCACTGTGAGCCTGTGGCGTGCCATCGAGCCTCGGCTCGAGACCGCCCACTCATCGTCGACGAAGAGGAAGGACCGCACACATGCGGCCGAGCACGAGAAGCCCCGGTTCGGGTGGGGCGACACGATGGACAGCACGAGGCGTCGCGGCGACGGCCGTGGTCGCCGCAGCAGTACTCGTGGCGGGCATGACCGCGCCCGCGGCATCCGCTGCCCAACTGCCGATGCCGAAGCCGAAGCCGGCGCCGACCGCGCAGGCGAGCGCGCCGACCCTCACGCCCGAGGACGGCGCGTGGCTCGAGGGAACCGTGACGGTCGCCGCCGACGCGACCACCGCGGGCGACTCCGTTGCGAGCCTCGTGATCGACGGGCAGCCGATCGGCGCGTCGACGACCCCGGGCGTCTCGCACCTGCGCTTCGACATCGGCAGCAACTCCGCCGCGCTCTCGTTCCACAACTGGATCGTCGTCAACGGCCAGCGCATCGACCAGGACCGTACGTGGGTCTCGGAGCGGGTCGACCTCGAGGTGCCGAACGACTGGCTCGTCACCGGTGAGAACATCGTCGAGATCTTCGCGGGCACTGCGAACGCCGCGTGCGGCGTCAACTACGACGACTTCGTGGTCAACGACGTGAGCCTCGAGCTGGTCGGCGAGGTCGCCGACGGCGAGGACAACCCCTTCAGCTTCAGCTTCGGCGACGGCGACTGCGGCAGCCAGGCCGGCGACATCGTGCACGCGGAGCTCTCGTTCTTCGTGCTCGGCGACCCGATGGGCTCCACGGGCCTCGCGGCGGAGGTCGACACGACCACGCTCGCGAACGGCCCGCACTCGATCGTCGCGACGACCGCCGCCGGCGGCACCGTCTCGCACGCCGTCTCGGTCAACAACGCGCCCGTGGGTGCGCCGCTCGTCGCACCCGTCGACGGCACGCTCGTTCGCGGCATCCACACCGTCTCGGCGTCGCAGCCCGCTGGCGCCGACGGCGGCGTCTCCACGCTCACCGTCGACGGCGCCGCGCCGCCGGCAGCCGCCAGCCTCGGCACCGGCTCCTCGACGTTCAGCTTCGACGTCGGCAGCAACTCGATCGAGCACCGCTACCAGAACCACCTGCTCGTGAACGGCCACAAGGTCGACCTCCTCGGCGACCACGTGAGCACGCGAGTGGATGTCCCGGTGCCGAACCGCTACCTGGTGGCGGGCGTCAACGTCGTCACGATCGTCGCGGGCGACATCAGCTCGACGTGCGGCGCGAACCTCGACGACTTCACGATCTCCAACCTCGCGCTGACGATCGACGCGGGCACGGCGGCCGGCGACGGCGTCGCGCCGTCGTACGTGATGGGTGACGGCAACTGCGGCTCGTCGACGACGGCCCTGCCGACCGCCGAGACGCGGTGGACGATCGACGCGCCCGCCGTGGCCGTGCTGCCGACGCTCGGCTCCGGCGAGGCGACCCTCAGCTTCGACGTCGGTTCGAACTCCATCGACTCCTCCTTCGTGAACCTGCTCTTCGTCAACGGCGTCCGTTACGTGCTCGGCGGCGACTTCGTGAGCGAGCGCGCGAACGTCGTGATCCCCAACGAGTGGCTGCTTCCCGGCTGGAACACCATCGACGTCGTCACCGGAACGCAGCCGAACGCCTGCAACCGCGACGACTTCGTGATCTCCAACGTCTCGCTCACGCCCGCCTCGGGCACGGCGAGCGGCCAGCGACTCAAGTCCACGTACGCGATGGGCGACGGCACGTGCGGCTCGAACATCAACTCGTTCCGCGAGATCGACCTGCACTTCGTCGTCGAGGGCGCCACCGCCCAAGGCCTGCGCGCCGAGCTCGACACGACGGCCATCGCCGACGGCGCGCACGTGCTCGCCGCGGCATCCACCACCGGCGAGACCGCGACCCGGCAGCTGCTGACCGACAACACGGCGCCCGCGATCTCCGCGAGCACGCCGGGGGCCGGCGCCACCATCGACTCGTCGGTCGCGCTCGACGTGCAACTCGACGACGCTTCGGGGCTCATGGGCACTCCCGAGCTCACGCTCGACGGGGAGCCCGTCACCCTCGGGTCGCTCGTCGGACCGGGGCTCGGCGCCGGCGACCACACCATCGCCGTGACCGCGACCGACGCGCTCGGCAACCAGGCGACGCGCGAGGTCGTGTTCGCCTCGGCGGGCATCCCCGGCGTGCCGGCCGACCTCGCTCCCGAGTCGGGTGCCACCGACGTGTCGGGCACGGTCACGCTCGAGGCGACCGTCGGCGAGCCCGACGGCGGCGACGTGGCGGCGACGTTCACGCGGGCCGAGATCCTCACGCCGAACCAGGGCTGGCAGGGGTCGTCGACCGAGGTGCCGACGAGCCTCACCGTTCCGGGTGAGGCGAAGGTAGGCGACACGAAGGCGCTCGCGCCCGGCGACGGCGTGACGCTCGACTCGCCCGCGAGCCGTGAGGTCGCGTACCAGCGCTTCGACGTGCAGGTGAAGGGCCAGGTCGCCGAACCGGTCCTGCGCTGGGAGGGCGTCATCGACCCGACCCGCGTCGTCTCGCTGCGGGCGTGGAACCTCCAGACCGCCGCCTGGGACGTGCTCGCGAGCTCGCGAGGCGCACTCGACGGCAACACCGTGCTCACCGCGATCGTCGACGCGCGCTACCTCGACCGGCAGCAGGTGCACGTCATGGTCACCGGCGAGGACCCCTTCGCCGACGAGCTCGACGCCGGCGTCGAGGGCTTCGCCGACCCGTCGTCGTACGACTTCTCGATCGCGCACTTCACCGACACGCAATACCTCTCCGAGGGTGCGGTCGAGCAGGAGACCGAGGCGGAGCGTGCGATCTGGGAGCGGGCCTACGGCGAGACCACCCGGTGGATCGCGGAGAACGCCGGCGAGCGCAAGATCGAGTACGTCGCGCACACGGGCGACATCATCGAGAACAACATCCGCACGCCGGCGGATGAGGCGATGATGCAGCAGGTGATCGGCGAGTTCGAGGTGTCGTCACGTCAGCAGCAGGTGCTGGATGACGCGGGCGTGACGAACCAGGTCATCGCCGGCAACCACGACAACCGTTCGGGCAGCGAGAACGGTGCGGGGGCGATGTACAACCAGTACTTCGGTCCCGACCGCTACGCGGCGGCAGACGACCTGTGGATCGACGCCGAATACGGCGGTCCGTGGCGCGAGGGCGACAACCAGAACAACTACACGCTGTTCTCGGCTGGCGGGCTCGAGTTCGTCTCGGTCGGCCTGTCGTACGGGGTCACGCGCGAGGAGGCCGAGTGGGCGAACTCGATCTACCAGCGCTATGCCGACCGCAACGGCATCCTGCTCTCGCACGACTACCTCGCGGCGAGCCCGCAGCGCGACGGCCGCAACTCGGGCTTCGCGGCCCCCGACGGCTCGATGCTCTACAAGACGGTCGTGGAGGCGAACCCGAACGTGTTCCTCATCCTCGCCGGTCACGTGCACGGCGTGGGGACGAACGTCAAGCCCGAGGTCGGCCAGGTCGGCCACGGCGTCGTCGAGCTGCTCGCCGACTACCAGGCCTACACGGTCACGGCCGAGGAGCTGGGACTCACCGAGATCGGCGGCTACCAGCCGACCGACCGGCTGCGGTTCGGCGCGAGCTACCTGCGCCTGCTGCAGTTCGACGTGGATCGAGCCGAGATGATCGTCGACACGTACTCGCCGTTCCTCGACGACTTCGGGGCGGGCGAGTACGACCCGGCGCTGCGGTACGACCCGCAGGCGGACAACATGGTGCTCCCCGTCGACATCACCTCGCGCACGACGAGCTTCCACACGGACTCGCTCGCGCTCTTCAACCCGGTCGCGGTGATCGGTGAGACGACCGCCGCGTCGGGCGGTGTCGCCTCGGTGGAGTGGCGCGGGCTCAAGCCCGCCACCGCGTACGCCTGGTTCGTCGTGGCGCGCTCCACGGGCGGCGGCGCGACGCCGTCGCTGCCGAGCGTCTTCGTGACCACGGATGAGCGCGGCGAGAAGGGCAGGCTCGCGCCGGAGCTCGCGCCGTACGCGACGCCGACGCCGAGCCCGTCGCCGACGCCGAGCCCGTCGCCGACGCCGACACCGTCGCCGACACCGACCGCGCCGGCCACCGGCGCGCCGACCGCGCCCGAGCCGACGGAGGTCGCGCCGGGCGAGTGACACGCACCCGCTGAAAGAGGGACGCCGCCCCGGCCTCGTGAGGTCGGGGCGGCGCTTCTGGTCCACACCCGGCGCCGAGAGTGCAGTCGATGTCGGAATGCGCGGGCTATTCCGACACCGGGAGCACTCTCGGTGCGCCGGCGCATCTCGCGCGGGCTATGCGGTGACGGATGCCGCAAGGTGCGGCGCGACCACCCGGTCGAACGAGGCGGCGGTGCGCTCGACGACCTCGGGCCACGGGGCATCCCAGATGCCCTGATTGAAGATCTCGACCTCGATGTCGCCCGTGTATCCGGCCGCTTCGACGGCCTCGGTGAACGCGGCGAAGTCGATGACGCCGTCGCCCGGGTAGTGCCGGGCGAGCAGCACGTCGGCGGGCAGCGGGGTGGCCCAGTCGCACACCTGGTAGCTCGCGATGCGGCCGGATGCCCCGGCGCGGGCGATCTGCGCGAACGCCTCGGGATCCCACCAGATGTGGAACGTGTCGACGACGACGCCGACCGCGGCCGCGTCGAACGGTTCGGCGAGGTCGAGCGCCTGCTCCAGCGTCGAGACGACGGCGCGGTCGGACGCGTACATCGGGTGCAGCGGCTCGATCGCGAGGGTGACCCCGGCGGATGCCGCGTCGGGCGCGAGCTCGGCGAGGGCGTCGGCAACCCGTGCGCGGGCGCCCGCGAGGTCGGTGGATCCGGCGGGGATGCCGCCGGCGACGAGCACGAGCACCGCCGCCGAACCCGGCGCCCCGGCCGCGGCGAGGGCGGCGGTCTCGTCGATCGCCCGGCGGTTCTCGTCGATCGCGGCACGGCGCTCGGCGCCCTCGGGCAACGTGAAGAAGCCGCCACGGCAGAGGCTCGAGACGCGCAGGCCCGAGTCGGCGAGTCGTCGCGCCGCCTCGTCGAGGCCGACCGCGGCGACGGGCTCACGCCAGAGGCCGATCGACTCGTAGCCGCCGGCCACGGTGAGCCGCAACGCCTCGTGGAACGGGGCGTACTTGATCGTCGCCTGGTTCAGCGACAGGCGCGGGTGGGCGCTCATGCGAGGAGCCCGACGCTCTCGGCGGCATCCGTCGCCTCGGCCTCAGCCGACTTCTCAGCCGACTTCTCAGCCGATTCCTCGACCGGCTTCGCGGTCGCGAAGTCGATGCCGTTCACCGCGAGCATCGAATGCCATCGGGCCGCCGCGAGCTCGGGACGCTCGAGCGCACCCGAGGCGTTCGCGCGGCGCACGATCTCAGAGAGGTGGGGGAGGCTGCGAGCGGCATGCAGGCCGCCGACCATCTGGAACGCGGCCTGGTGGCCATTGAGCCACGAGAGGAACGCGACTCCGGTCTTGTAGTAGTACGTCGGGGCGGCGAACACCTGCTGCGAGAGCGCTTCAGTCGGGCCGAGGATGTCGCGGTACGCCGCGACGTCTCCGCGGTCGAGCGCCTGGATGGCCGCGGAGGCGCTCGGGGCGAGCGCCGCGAAGGCGCCGAGGAGCGCATCGGAGTGCCCGCGCTCATCGCCTTCGATGAGACCCACGTAGTGGAAGTCGTCGCCCGTGAACATGCGCGCCGACTCGGGGAGCTGCTCGCGCACCGCCACCTCGGCGCCGGCGTCGAGGAGGCTCATCTTCACGCCCGAGACCTTGTCGCGGTTGTACTCGATGATCTGGAGCAGCGTCGCCGCTGCGGCATCCGTGTCGGCCGATCCGAAGTAGCCCGCGAGGCTCGGGTCGAAGGCGGTGCCGAGCCAGTGCAGCACGACCGGCCGACCTGCCGCCGCGAGCACCTCGCGGTAGACGCGGCGGTAGTCGTCGGGGGTGCGTGCCGCGCGCGCCAGGTGGCGGCTCGCCATGAGCACGACGCCCGCGCCCGCGTCTTCGGTGAGGTGCAGTTGCTCCTTGTAGGCGTCGATGACCTGCTCGAGCGAGATGACCTCGTCGGCGATGTGATCGGTGTTGACGCCGACCACGAGCGCGCCGCCCACGGATGCCGCTTCGGCGGCGCTGCGGGAGATCAGCTCGCGCGTGGCGGCGGTGTCGAGGCCCATGTTGCGCTGCGCGGTGTCCATGGCGTCGGCGACGCCGAGACCCCACGACCACACGTGGTGGCGGAACGCGAGCGTGGCATCCCAGTCGATCTCGGCCGGCGCCCCCGGCGTGTTGTCGGCGAACGGCTTCGGCACGACGTGCGCTGCCGCATAGGCGACGCGACTGGTCAGCGGATGCCGCGGCTTCGTGTGCGCCGGCGCCTCCGCGAGCGGCACGGCGGTGAGGCCGCCGTCCGCGTCGATGAGGGTCAGGGTGGTCATGGTCAGCGTGCCCCGGTGAGCTCGGACGCCCCGACCTCGGCGTCGGCGACGGATGCCGCGGCATCCGTCGACCCGAGCGTGACCTCGGGCAGCTCGATGCGGCGGCCGTCGCGACTCGAGGCGAGACCCCGCTCGGCGAGGAGGACGCCGCGTGCGCCCGCGAGGAAGTCGTAGGGGTTCGGGGCGTCTTCGACGACGTGCCGGATGAACTCCTCCCACTGCGTCTTGAAGCCGTTCTCGAAGACGTCGTTCGTCGGCACCTCGAGCCAGTCGGCGTCGTAGTCGTGGCTGTCGGCGAGGTCGGGGTTCCAGACCGGCTTCGGCGTGGCGTTGCGGGGCTGGATCTTGCAGCCGAAGAGACCGACCACGGCGGAGCCGTGCGTGCCGTCGACCTGGAACTCGACGAGCTCGTCGCGGTTCACCCGCACCGTCCAGCTCGAGTTGAGCTGCGCGACGATGCCGCCCTCGAGCTCGAAGATCGCGTAGGCGGCGTCGTCGGCGGTGGCGACGTACTCGTCGCCGCGCTCGTCGACCCGGCTCGGGATGTGGGTCGAGGCCTTTGCGTAAACCGACTCGACGCGGCCGAAGAGGTTCTCGAGCACGTAGTTCCAGTGGGGGAACATGTCGACGATGATGCCGCCGCCGTCTTCGGCGCGGTAGTTCCAGCTCGGCCGTTGCGCAGGCTGCCAGTCGCCCTCGAACACCCAGTAGCCGAACTCGCCGCGCACCGAGAGGATACGCCCGAAGAAGCCGGAGTCGATGAGGCGCTTGAGCTTCTGGAAGCCCGGGAGGTAGAGCTTGTCGTGCACGACGCCGTTCTTCACTCCGGCCTCCTTCGCGAGGCGCGCGAGTTCGAGCGCCTCTTCGAAGCTCTCGGCGGTGGGCTTCTCGGTGTAGATCGCCTTGCCTGCCGCGATGGCCTTGCGGATCGCCTTGGCACGGGCCTTCGTGACGAGGAAGTCGGCGTAGATCTGCCAGCGGTCGTCGGCGAGCGCCTCGTCGAGGTTCGTGGTGTAGTGCTCGAGGCCGTGCTTCTCGGCGAGTTCGGCGAGTTTCGCCTCGTTGCGCCCGACGAGGATCGGCTCGAGCTGCACCCGAGTGCCGTCGGAGAGCTCGACACCGCCCTGCTCGCGGATCGCGAGGATCGAGCGCACGAGGTGCTGCCGGTAGCCCATGCGTCCGGAGACGCCGTTCATGATGATGCCGATGGTCGACTCTGCCACGGTGGTTCCTGTTCAGCCGGGAGCGGGTGGCGGAGACCGCCGCACCGCTGCGGGAAAGCGTTTACCCGAGTGTAGGTCAGAGGGGAGGGGTTTCGCAAGATCCGGTCTCATTCGAACCGGGAGCGTCGCATTCGAACGCGTTCTCCACCGACTATCGATGATCGATTAGATTTCAGGTACGGTGGATGTCAGTCGCCCGGGCGCTGGCATCGACGCCAGCCGTGTCCCCGCCGGCGCCCATTCGAGGAGAACACCGGATGCCACACAGCGACGGCCGACTGCACGATCGGGTCGCATTCGTCACGGGGGCCGGCCGCAACATCGGCCGTGCCATCGCCCTCGCCTGCGCCGCCGAGGGCGCGCGGGTCGCCGTCGCCGATGTCGACCACGACGGTGCCGAAGGCGTCGCGCGCGAGATCAGCGACCTCGGCGGCCGGGCCATCGCCCTCACCGGTGACGCGGGCGACTTCGCCGACGTCGATCGCATGTTCGCCGACACGGAAGAGCACCTCGGCACCGTCGACCTCCTGGTGAACAACGCCTATGCGCGGCTCGGCGCCACGAACTGGGCGTCGTTCCTGACCGTCGACCCCGCCGACTGGTCGCAGTTCGTGACCCGCAACACCGACATGTTCTTCGGCTGCACGCAGCGCGCCGCCCGCGCCCTGGCCATCGAGGAGCGACCGGGCGCCGTCGTGAACATCAGCTCGAACGGCTCCGACCGCGCACACCGCAACCACATCGCGTACGACTCCGTGAAGGGGGCGATGGACGCGTTCACGCGTGCCACCGCGGTCGACCTCGCGCCCTGGGGCATCCGGGTGAACGGCATCCGGCCCGGCAACATCGCGATCTCGAACGAGCCGGCGGAGGTGTGGCCCGATGGCCGGCGTGCACATCAGGGATCCCAGATCCCGATGGGCCGCCCAGGCTCGCCCGACGAGATCGCCGCAGGCGTGGTCTTCCTCGGATCCGACGACGCCTCGTACGTGACCGGCCAGACCTTCAACATCGACGGCGGCCTGCTCACCCAGGGCCGTTCGCCGCAGGTCGAGTTCGTGACCGTGTACACCCCCGAGAACATCGGGCCGTTCTCGCGCCGGTTGCGCGGATGACCTCGGAGAACCAGACGATGACGATGATCATGAGCCTCGATGCCCGCGGTGCGACCGAGCCCCGAGCCGTCGCACCGCAGACCGACATCGTCGGCGTCGACGACGCGGTCGTCCGTGCCGAGGCCGCATCGCGGGTGCTCGCCGCGAGCTCACGTGCCGACCGTGCGCGGCTCCTTCGCGCACTGGCCTCGGCGCTCGAAGCGCGCGGCGCCGAGATCATCGCGGCCGCCGACCGCGAGACCGCGCTCGGGGTGCCGCGCCTCACCGGCGAGCTCGCGCGCACGAGCTTCCAGCTCCGGCACTTCGCCGAGGTCGTCGAAGACGGGCACTACCTCGCGGCGACGATCGACCACGCAGATCCGGATGCCTCACCCGCGCCTCGCCCCGACCTGCGTCGCATGCTCGTGCCGATCGGGCCCGTGGCGGTGTTCAGCGCGAGCAACTTCCCGCTCGCCTTCAGCGTGGCCGGGGGCGACACCGCGAGCGCGATCGCCGCAGGCAATGCGGTCGTGGTGAAGGCGCATTCGGGGCATCCGCTCACCTCGATGCTCACGGCCCGCGCACTCCGCGCGGGCGCCGCCGAGGCCGGATTCCCTGATGACGTCGTCACGGTCGTGTTCGGCACGCGGGCCGGGGTCGACCTCATCACCCACCCGCTCGTCGCGGCCGGCGCCTTCACCGGCTCGACCGCAGGCGGCCGCGCCCTCTTCGACCTCGCGGCGGCACGGCCCGTTCCCATCCCGTTCTACGGCGAGCTCGGCAGCATCAATGCACTGGTCGTGACGGATGCCGCACTCGCCGAGCGCTCGGCGGAGATCGCCGCGGGCCTCGCCGCCTCGTTCACCCTCGGCGCCGGCCAGTTCTGCACCAAGCCCGGACTGGTGCTGGTTCCTGCCGGAGCGGCCGGGGATGCGCTCGCCGAGTCGGTCCGCGAAGCGGCGTCCCAGGTCGAGCCCGCGCCCATGCTGAACTCGCGAGTCCGCGACGGATGGTCGGCGTCGATCGCCACGCTCACCGCCTCGCCGCACGCGACCACGCTGCTCCACGGCGACGAGCCCGGCGCGCTCGCGGCCGGCGTCGTGCTCGTCTCGATGGAGGCCCGCGACGTCATCGCCGCCGGTGCCGACGCGCTCGCCTTCGAGGAGTGCTTCGGCCCGTCGACGCTGCTCGTCCGCTACACCACCACGGCGGAGCTCGACGAGGTCGTGCGGCTCGTGCCGGGCTCGCTCACCGGCACCGTGCACGGTGGCAGCGAGGAGGAGCACGGGGCATCCGTCGCCGCCCACGCCTACCGCGCGCTCGCCGAGCGCTGCGGGCGCGTGCTGTGGAACCAGTTCCCGACCGGCGTGTCAGTCACGTGGGCGATGCAGCACGGCGGCCCGTACCCGGCGACCACGGCGGCCGGTTCGACCTCGGTCGGGGCATCCGCCATTCTCCGCTTCCTCCGGCCGGTGGCGTTCCAGAACGCCCCCGACCTGTTGCTGCCCGCCGAACTGCGCGACGACAACCCGACGGGCGTGCCGCGCCGCGTCGACGGCCGACTCGACCCGACCCCCGAGGAACTGTGATGACCCCTGCCGAGCGCCGCTCCATCATCGAATCGGTTAGCGTGACGCCGATCCTCATCGAGGACGGACCCCTGCTCAACATGCAAGGGGTGCACCAGCCGTACACGCCGCGTTCGATCATCGAGGTCGTCACCGTCGACGGCACGACCGGGCTCGGAGAGACCTACGGCGACTCCGCCGTGCTCGCCGTCATCGAGCAGTTCGCAACGCACCTGCCCGGGCGCTCGGTGCTCACTCCGAACGACCTCTGGGCGCTCGCGGCCGAGGTTCTCCGGCCCGATACCGTGCCCGCCAAGCTCGTCGAGAATGCGCCCGGACACAACATCTTCGGTGACAACAGCATGCTGAAGCTGCACTCCACCGTGGTCTCCGCGTTCGAGGTGGCATTCCTCGACGCGAGCGGCCACCTGCTCGGCGTGCCCGTGCACGCCCTGCTCGGCGGCAAGGTGCGCGACCGCATCGACTTCGCCGCGTACCTGTTCTACCGCTGGGACGCCCACCCCCAACCCGACGCACCGGTCGACGAGTGGGGTGCCGCCCTCGACCCGGAGGGGATCGTCGCGCAGGCGGCGCGGATGATCGAGCTGCACGGGTTCCGGTCGCTGAAGCTGAAGGGCGGCGTCTTCCCGCCCGACGAGGAGATCGCGGCCGTCACGGCCCTCCACGAGGCGTTCCCCGAGCTGCCGTTGCGCTTCGACCCGAACGGCGCGTGGTCGGTGGAGACGAGCATCCGCGTCGCCCGCGAGCTCGAGGGCATGATCGAGTACCTCGAGGACCCCTGCCTCGGCCGTGCCGAGATGGCGGAGGTGCATGCGGCGACCGGCATGCCGCTCGCCACCAACATGTGCGTCACCGACTTCGGCGAGTTCCCCGAGGCCGTCGCACTCGATTCGATCCAGGTGCTGCTCACCGACCACCATTACTGGGGCGGCCTGCGTGCCACGCAGCAGCTCGCGGCGGTGTGCAACACGTTCGGCCGGTCGTTGTCGATGCACTCGAACAGCCACCTGGGCATCAGCCTGGCCGCGATGGTGCAGGCCGCGGCCTGTGCCGAGGGCGACTTCCACGCGTGCGACACGCACCGCCCGTGGCAGACCGAAGACGTGATCACGCGCCCGCACCGCATCGTCGATGGGGCGATCGAGGTGTCGGATGCCCCGGGCCTCGGCGTCGAGCTCGACCGCGCCGAACTCGCCCGCCTCCACGAGCGGTGGAAGCGCAGCGACGTGCGCGATCGCGATGACGTCGCGGCCATGCAGGTGAAGGATCCGACCTTCGTGAAGCCCGCCGTGCCGCATTGGTGATGACGCCGTGATCACCGAGATCGCTCCGGGGGTGCACCGCATCGAGGTGCCCCTCGGCGTGCGGCGCAACAGCGTGCACCTCGTCGTCGGGGTCGACTCCGTGCTGCTGTTCGACGCGGGCATCGCCGGGCAGATGCCCGACGTGCTCGCGTCCGCGCTGGCACACGTCGGACGGTCGCTCGACGACCTCAGCCACGTGGTGTTCTCCCATTGCGACATCGATCACTGGGGCGGAGCGGGCGACGTGCGCGAACTCGCGCCCATGGCGATGTTCGCGAGTCACCGCGACGAGCAGGCGCTCGTGGAGGACACCGAGGTTGCGCTGGCACGGCGGTACCAGGAGTTCGCCGCCGACCACGGGGTCGGCTGGGACGAGGAGTTCCACGATCTCCAGCGCAGCCGCGCCCGTCCCGTGCCCATGGACGCCGCCCTGTCGGGGGGCGAACGCATCGACCTCGGCGGCCGGATCGTCGAGGTGCTGCACGTGCCCGGTCACTCGCGCGGCCACCTGGCGGTCTGGGATGTCACGACCCGCACCCTGCTCGTCGGCGACGCGGTGCTCGGCGATTCGGTCTTCGACCTCGAGAACCGGCTCGTCATGCCACCGAACTACCGGTACCCGTCGGACTACCGCGCGACCTGCGCGAGGCTCGCCGGGCTCGAGCCCGAATGGCTGCTCGCGGCGCACTTCCCGGCGATGGGGCGCGACGAGGCCCGGCGATTCCTCCGCAGCTCGATTGAGTACTCGGAGGTCGTCGAGGCGGCGCTCCGTGATGCGCTCGCAACCGCCATCTGCGCCTCGACGCTCGAACTCGTGCGCACGATGCAGTCGAAGCTCGGCCCGTGGCCGGTGCCGCTCGGAGACTTCGGCCTCGCCGCGATGCTCATCGGGCACCTCGAGGAATGGGTCGCCGACGGCCGGGCCGAGCAGTCCCGCACGGCCGCGGGCCGGGTCGAGTGGGCTCTGCGCGCCTGACCGGCGATGCGCTGCACCTGACGAAGGCGGCCCGACACCTCCGTGTCGGGCCGCCTTCGTGTGGAGGGACGCGTCAGGCCGCTCGTGTGCCGA harbors:
- a CDS encoding metallophosphoesterase yields the protein MVAAAVLVAGMTAPAASAAQLPMPKPKPAPTAQASAPTLTPEDGAWLEGTVTVAADATTAGDSVASLVIDGQPIGASTTPGVSHLRFDIGSNSAALSFHNWIVVNGQRIDQDRTWVSERVDLEVPNDWLVTGENIVEIFAGTANAACGVNYDDFVVNDVSLELVGEVADGEDNPFSFSFGDGDCGSQAGDIVHAELSFFVLGDPMGSTGLAAEVDTTTLANGPHSIVATTAAGGTVSHAVSVNNAPVGAPLVAPVDGTLVRGIHTVSASQPAGADGGVSTLTVDGAAPPAAASLGTGSSTFSFDVGSNSIEHRYQNHLLVNGHKVDLLGDHVSTRVDVPVPNRYLVAGVNVVTIVAGDISSTCGANLDDFTISNLALTIDAGTAAGDGVAPSYVMGDGNCGSSTTALPTAETRWTIDAPAVAVLPTLGSGEATLSFDVGSNSIDSSFVNLLFVNGVRYVLGGDFVSERANVVIPNEWLLPGWNTIDVVTGTQPNACNRDDFVISNVSLTPASGTASGQRLKSTYAMGDGTCGSNINSFREIDLHFVVEGATAQGLRAELDTTAIADGAHVLAAASTTGETATRQLLTDNTAPAISASTPGAGATIDSSVALDVQLDDASGLMGTPELTLDGEPVTLGSLVGPGLGAGDHTIAVTATDALGNQATREVVFASAGIPGVPADLAPESGATDVSGTVTLEATVGEPDGGDVAATFTRAEILTPNQGWQGSSTEVPTSLTVPGEAKVGDTKALAPGDGVTLDSPASREVAYQRFDVQVKGQVAEPVLRWEGVIDPTRVVSLRAWNLQTAAWDVLASSRGALDGNTVLTAIVDARYLDRQQVHVMVTGEDPFADELDAGVEGFADPSSYDFSIAHFTDTQYLSEGAVEQETEAERAIWERAYGETTRWIAENAGERKIEYVAHTGDIIENNIRTPADEAMMQQVIGEFEVSSRQQQVLDDAGVTNQVIAGNHDNRSGSENGAGAMYNQYFGPDRYAAADDLWIDAEYGGPWREGDNQNNYTLFSAGGLEFVSVGLSYGVTREEAEWANSIYQRYADRNGILLSHDYLAASPQRDGRNSGFAAPDGSMLYKTVVEANPNVFLILAGHVHGVGTNVKPEVGQVGHGVVELLADYQAYTVTAEELGLTEIGGYQPTDRLRFGASYLRLLQFDVDRAEMIVDTYSPFLDDFGAGEYDPALRYDPQADNMVLPVDITSRTTSFHTDSLALFNPVAVIGETTAASGGVASVEWRGLKPATAYAWFVVARSTGGGATPSLPSVFVTTDERGEKGRLAPELAPYATPTPSPSPTPSPSPTPTPSPTPTAPATGAPTAPEPTEVAPGE
- a CDS encoding Gfo/Idh/MocA family protein; translated protein: MNGVSGRMGYRQHLVRSILAIREQGGVELSDGTRVQLEPILVGRNEAKLAELAEKHGLEHYTTNLDEALADDRWQIYADFLVTKARAKAIRKAIAAGKAIYTEKPTAESFEEALELARLAKEAGVKNGVVHDKLYLPGFQKLKRLIDSGFFGRILSVRGEFGYWVFEGDWQPAQRPSWNYRAEDGGGIIVDMFPHWNYVLENLFGRVESVYAKASTHIPSRVDERGDEYVATADDAAYAIFELEGGIVAQLNSSWTVRVNRDELVEFQVDGTHGSAVVGLFGCKIQPRNATPKPVWNPDLADSHDYDADWLEVPTNDVFENGFKTQWEEFIRHVVEDAPNPYDFLAGARGVLLAERGLASSRDGRRIELPEVTLGSTDAAASVADAEVGASELTGAR
- a CDS encoding SDR family NAD(P)-dependent oxidoreductase — protein: MPHSDGRLHDRVAFVTGAGRNIGRAIALACAAEGARVAVADVDHDGAEGVAREISDLGGRAIALTGDAGDFADVDRMFADTEEHLGTVDLLVNNAYARLGATNWASFLTVDPADWSQFVTRNTDMFFGCTQRAARALAIEERPGAVVNISSNGSDRAHRNHIAYDSVKGAMDAFTRATAVDLAPWGIRVNGIRPGNIAISNEPAEVWPDGRRAHQGSQIPMGRPGSPDEIAAGVVFLGSDDASYVTGQTFNIDGGLLTQGRSPQVEFVTVYTPENIGPFSRRLRG
- a CDS encoding sugar phosphate isomerase/epimerase family protein, translated to MSAHPRLSLNQATIKYAPFHEALRLTVAGGYESIGLWREPVAAVGLDEAARRLADSGLRVSSLCRGGFFTLPEGAERRAAIDENRRAIDETAALAAAGAPGSAAVLVLVAGGIPAGSTDLAGARARVADALAELAPDAASAGVTLAIEPLHPMYASDRAVVSTLEQALDLAEPFDAAAVGVVVDTFHIWWDPEAFAQIARAGASGRIASYQVCDWATPLPADVLLARHYPGDGVIDFAAFTEAVEAAGYTGDIEVEIFNQGIWDAPWPEVVERTAASFDRVVAPHLAASVTA
- a CDS encoding dihydrodipicolinate synthase family protein, yielding MTTLTLIDADGGLTAVPLAEAPAHTKPRHPLTSRVAYAAAHVVPKPFADNTPGAPAEIDWDATLAFRHHVWSWGLGVADAMDTAQRNMGLDTAATRELISRSAAEAASVGGALVVGVNTDHIADEVISLEQVIDAYKEQLHLTEDAGAGVVLMASRHLARAARTPDDYRRVYREVLAAAGRPVVLHWLGTAFDPSLAGYFGSADTDAAAATLLQIIEYNRDKVSGVKMSLLDAGAEVAVREQLPESARMFTGDDFHYVGLIEGDERGHSDALLGAFAALAPSASAAIQALDRGDVAAYRDILGPTEALSQQVFAAPTYYYKTGVAFLSWLNGHQAAFQMVGGLHAARSLPHLSEIVRRANASGALERPELAAARWHSMLAVNGIDFATAKPVEESAEKSAEKSAEAEATDAAESVGLLA